In Oncorhynchus kisutch isolate 150728-3 unplaced genomic scaffold, Okis_V2 scaffold1532, whole genome shotgun sequence, a genomic segment contains:
- the LOC116366530 gene encoding uncharacterized protein LOC116366530, giving the protein MSAAQAGMRRHHAVRLLLKEKGGKIMELSRLDFSRKFLQKELGFHPAQVNCILALPYRKGFDVSFANASFLREFWGKLQNALNTQGSLTAMFEVTKLTDNSIKTVIIRMYNETVQPEDVAVWLDRYCNVKGPLIQVKDLDGIWTGAWRVTVQQREDPGGYGGLKAIPSTIVLGENRGHVHYQDQPKLCRKCGEHGHLADACQKVVCMKCREVGHRYEECTNGRSCNLCGERSHLIRDCPSSWANRAKAGRREWAAADRASERQRAGTAVAEVVVEEPVVVEEEAVVVVEEIVVEPVVVVAVVEGAEGVVVEEVGGEDKTLPTPIPLPQTNVTPEGERAEKDGSGEMFSKSSPSGSDIIGSVSESTMETVSEGTGEEGEILMEHLPLRKRNAEELSDPEQGNGRISGSTGPPFGVVPILTRTTVLPF; this is encoded by the exons ATGTCAGCAGCACAGGCTGGCATGAGGAGGCACCATGCAGTGCGCCTCCTTCTAAAGGAGAAGGGAGGAAAAATAATGGAGTTATCCCGATTGGATTTCTCCAGAAAATTCCTCCAGAAAGAGCTCGGCTTTCATCCCGCGCAGGTAAACTGCATCTTAGCCCTCCCCTATAGGAAGGGCTTCGATGTCAGTTTTGCCAACGCCAGCTTCCTGAGGGAGTTCTGGGGGAAACTCCAGAACGCCCTGAACACCCAGGGGTCCCTCACAGCAATGTTTGAGGTGACCAAGCTGACGGATAATAGCATTAAAACCGTTATTATCCGCATGTACAATGAAACCGTACAGCCGGAGGACGTTGCAGTATGGCTGGACAGGTACTGCAACGTGAAGGGCCCCCTGATCCAGGTAAAAGACCTCGATGGGATCTGGACAGGGGCCTGGAGGGTCACTgtccagcaaagggaggacccTGGGGGCTATGGTGGGTTGAAAGCCATCCCATCCACCATAGTCCTCGGAGAGAACAGGGGCCATGTTCACTACCAGGACCAGCCCAAGCTGTGCCGTAAGTGTGGTGAACATGGCCACCTTGCAGACGCCTGTCAGAAGGTCGTCTGCATGAAGTGCCGGGAGGTGGGCCACCGCTACGAGGAGTGCACGAACGGAAGGTCGTGCAACCTCTGTGGCGAACGGTCCCACCTCATCCGCGACTGCCCCTCCTCCTGGGCCAATAGGGCCAAGGCGGGAAGGAGGGAGTGGGCGGCCGCGGACCGGGCTTCCGAGCGCCAGAGGGCTGGAACGGCAGTTGCCGAGGTGGTAGTGGAGGAgccggtggtggtggaggaggaggcagtagtggtggtggaggagatAGTTGTGGagccggtggtggtggtggctgtagtggagGGCGCGGAAGGTGTAGTGGTGGAAGAAGTGGGAGGAGAGGACAAAACCCTCCCCACCCCAATCCCCCTGCCCCAGACTAATGTGACCCCTGAAGGAGAAAGGGCCGAGAAAGACGGCTCCGGAGAGATGTTCAGTAAAAGCTCCCCAAGTGGGTCAGATATTATAGGGTCGGTGTCGGAAAGCACCATGGAGACTGTGTCAGAAGGtacgggagaggagggggagattcTGATGGAACACCTCCCCCTACGTAAAAGAAACGCCGAGGAGCTCTCTGACCCCGAACAGG GAAATGGGAGGATAAGTGGCAGCACGGGCCCTCCATTTGGAGTGGTTCCAATTTTAACAAGAACGACGGTGTTGCCATTTTAA